The Umboniibacter marinipuniceus genomic sequence CCCTTGGTAGTTAGGGCATCAACCACCGCGGTGGCACAGGCTTCAATACTCAGAGTATCCGTTTGAATGTGAATATCAGGAGCCACCGGCGCCTCATAAGCTGAACCAATACCGGTGAAGTTCTTAATCTCACCTGCACGTGCTTTTTTGTATAAGCCCTTCGGATCTCGGGATTCGCACACTTCAATGGGCGTATCAATAAAGACTTCCAAGAAGTTAGCATCACCAATGAGGCTTTTAGCCTGCGCACGATCAGCAATAAACGGCGAGATAAATGCCGTTAGCACAATCAAACCTGAATCCACAAAGAGTTTAGCCACTTCCGAGATGCGACGAATATTTTCCACTCTATCTTCATCACTAAAGCCAAGATCTTTGTTTAAACCGAAACGAACGTTGTCCCCATCAAGCAAATAGCTGTGAGCGCCTTTTGCAAAGAGCAGACTTTCCACGGCGTTCGCAACCGTGGACTTACCCGAACCACTTAAGCCCGTAAACCAAAGTACCACCGGCTTCTGCTGTTTCTGATCAGCACGCTGTTGCGAGGTGATTTGTGTGTTGTGCCAAACGATGTTGGTGCTCATTGTTGCCTCTACGTCCTGCTTGCTGCTTAGGGAATGATGGTTGAGGATTATATTCGTGACACCACCCTAAAGCGTTCTGTGTGCATTACAGCTTGGAAATATCCTTTACACCCCAGTGAGGATAATGCTTGCGTACATAAGCATTAAGTTCAAGCTCCTGCTCCGAATAAAGTGGCTTTGGCACATCAAACTTGACCGCCTTGGCAATCATACCGGCACCCACGGTGTTGTTGGTAAGCTTATCAATGATAATAAATGAACCCGTACGGCGACTTTGCTGATACAAATCAAACAGCACCCGGGTATCAAAATCAAAGACGACTCGGCCAATTTCATTCAAGTCTAGCTGGGCCGCATCGGACTTTGCTAAGCTGTTCACGTCCACCTTGTACTCAAAGCGCTTAGCGTGCCCCACCGTTTCACAGGTGCCCAGCTTAATTACATAGTCTCGGTCTACCGCTAGGGGCTGATCGTCCATCCATACTACATCTGCCGCAACACTCTCTGAACTGAGGGGGCGTTGATTTGGGCGCACCAACATATCGCCGCGCGAACAATCAATTTCATCTTCTAGTGTGAGCGTAATGGCCATACCCTGCGAAGCCTGTTCAAGCTCGCCATCGAAGGTAATAATTTGTTTAACCTTGCTCTCTTTCCCGGAAGGTAAACTTAGTACTCTGTCACCCACACGAATATCACCCGCGGCGATGGTTCCGGCAAAACCACGGAAATCCAAATTCGGGCGGTTAACATACTGTACTGGCAAGCGAAATTCATTGAACTCACTTGCCGTGCTTTGGACATCAACACTATTCAGTAGGCGCATGAGCGTAGCACCCGGATACCAAGCCATGTTTTCGCTGTTGTTCACCACGTTATCGCCGCGCAGCGCTGACATGGGCACAAAGCGAATATCGGCGAAGTTTAGGTCTTCAGCAAACTCACGATACTCGGCTTTAATCTTTTTGTAGGTGTCTTGGCTGTAGTCAACCAAATCCATTTTATTCACCGCTACAATCACGTGCTTAATGCCTAATAGGCTGCAGATGAAACTGTGACGACGCGTTTGCGTTTGCACGCCGTGGCGCGCGTCAATCAAAATGACGGCCAAATCACAGGTGGACGCCCCCGTTGCCATGTTACGGGTGTATTGCTCGTGTCCGGGTGTATCGGCAATGATGAACTTGCGTTGTTCCGTAGAGAAATAGCGGTAGGCCACATCAATGGTGATGCCCTGCTCGCGCTCACTTTGTAGGCCATCTACCAGTAACGACAAATCAAAATCATCATTGGTGGTATTAAAGCGCTGCGAGTCCTTCTCAATAGCCGCCATCTGATCTTCAAAGATCATCTTTGAATCATACAGTAAGCGCCCAATTAGCGTGGACTTACCGTCATCTACGCTGCCGCAGGTAATAAAACGCAGCATGTCTTTGTTTTCATGAACCTGTAAGTAGGCTTCTATGTCATCGGCGATTAAATCTGAACTGTGTGCCATATTAGAAATAACCTTCCATTTTTTTCTTTTCCATTGAGCCCGAGGAATCGTGATCGATAGCTCGCCCATGTCTTTCCGAGGTGGTTGCCAGTAGCATTTCTTGAATAATCTGAGGGAGCGAGGTTGCTTCAGACTCCACAGCGCCGGTTAACGGGTAGCAGCCTAATGTTCTAAAACGAACGCTCTTCTCTACCACCTCTTCACCCGGTACAATGGGCATACGCTCATCATCCACCATGATTAACATCCCATCGCGATTTACAACCGGACGAGGCTTCGAAAAATACAAACTTGGGATTTGAATATTCTCGAGGTAAATGTACTGCCAGATATCTAACTCAGTGAAGTTACTCAGAGGAAAGACGCGAATACTTTCGCCCTTCTCTACCTTGGAGTTATATACATTCCATAATTCCGGGCGCTGAGCCTTGGGATTCCAGCGGTGCTTTTTATCGCGGAAGGAGTACACACGCTCTTTAGCGCGAGATTTCTCTTCATCTCTGCGTGCGCCACCAAAGGCCGCATCGAAGCCGTACTTGTCTAGCGCCTGCTTAAGGCCCTGAGTTTTCCAAATATCCGTATGTTTGGAGCTGCCGTGATCGAAGGGGTTAATATTATGTGCCTTCGCCTCGGGGTTTTGGTGTACTAGCAAATCAAAACCAATGTCCGTGGCCATTTGATCGCGGAAGCGAATCATCTCATTAAACTTCCAAGTGGTATCCACATGTAATAGCGGGAACGGGATTTTCCCCGGGAAGAATGCCTTGCGCGCTAAATGGAGTAATACGCTGGAGTCTTTGCCAACGGAGTAAAGCATTACCGGGTTATCAAACTCCGCCGCCACTTCCCGAAAGATATGGATAGCTTCAGCTTCCAGTTGTTTTAGATGGGTAACTTTCTGTGGCGACACCAGCATACGAGCACTTAACCTTCTTATTAACGACCTAGTTGTTCTTTGATTACTTTATGCCCTTCTACCGCGGAGCCTTCACACAATAGAAATGACTTGCCACTAACATACTCGTTACACAATGCGATGAAAAGACGTTGGTTGGAGCGTTTTTTCATAACCTTAGAACCATTGTGCGCTTAGATAAATGTGCAAACCCCAGCAAAAATATCTTAGACTGATTAAAACTAACATGAATAGGGTTTTATGGACGCTTCCACGCAACTCGTATTAATTATCAGCTTACTACTGCTGGGATTGCTTATCCAGCAGCGCCGCGCCAGTGCGTTCTTCGCCGTAGCGGCGCTGGCCTGCTACGCCCTGGATATGGTTGATACCAACGAGTTACTGAGTGTGCTTACCAATCAGGGTGTGGTAACCCTAGTGCTCCTGCTTGTTGCCAGCTTTGCTCTGGAGCGTACTCAGTTGGTTTACAGCATGTCTCGCAAGCTGTTTAGCAAGAAACCCAAACACGCCAGAGCGTCTACGCTCACCATGGCGGGTTTGCTGTCATCGGTGCTAAGTAATACCGCTGTGGTAGCGGCACTGATTACGCCCATTAAGCGCAACGGTAAGGTAGCGCCTTCAAAGCTGCTTATCCCACTTAGCTACATCTCCATTGCCGGTGGCACGCTGACCCTGGTGGGTACCTCAACGAACCTCATCATCAATGCGCAAATGGTTGAGAGCGGCATGGCAAGCCTTGGCTTCTTTGATTTCACCCTGGTTGGCCTGGGCGCCTTAGCGGCAGTGGCGTTCGCCGTGAGCGTTTGCCATTACATTCTGCCAACCCGCTGGCCAAAGGATAACGACGAAGAACACTACTTCGTAGAAGCCATGGTGAGTGACGATTCACCACTGGTGAACAAAAGCGTGGAGGAAAACGGCTTACGAACCCTGGAGAATTTCTTTCTGGCAGAGATTGTAAGAGACGGGCGATTAATCTCGCCGGTGAGGCCGTTCCACCATATCCGCGCTGGCGACAAACTGCTGTTTTCTGGCCAAGTCAGCAAGCTGGACTCACTGGCGATTATTGAAGGCATTGAGATCTTCGCGCACCGTGAAGGCTACCCTACTGACAACTTAGTGGAGGTGCTGATTAAGCCCGGCTCTGTATTGGTGGGTAAGAACCTACAGAACATGCGTTTTCGCTCGCGCTTTGATGCCGCTGTGGTGGCCATTCGCCGCCAGGGGGAAACGCTATCCGGCAAACTAGGAGACATTAAGCTACGCGCTGGTGACTTCTTAACCTTAGCTACCGGCCCGGACTTCAATACCCGTCCTAACCTCGCTCGTAACTTCTTTGTATTGAGTGATTTAACTACGGACAGAGTGATTACTGGCTGGCGTCAGATTCTCACGCTTGGTGGCTTTATAGGCGCCTTAAGCACCTCCATTATTATGGGCATACCGTTGCTAAAGCCGCTAATCTTCTACGTAGCGGCCATGTTGATCACCAAGACTTTACTCACCAACGATATCAAACAACGCTTTCCCTATGAGCTGGTAGGTATTGTATTAGGAGCGTTGATTATTGCCTTGGCTTTCCTGAATACGGGACTGAGTGCGTCTATTGCAAGCGCCGCTCAAACTGCGCTAGCCGGCCAAGCACTCTGGATTACCTTGATTGGGGTGTACCTACTCACGCTGATCACCACGGAATTGATTACCAACAATGCCGCCGCAGCCATGGTATTCCCCATTGCGCTGGGTATTGCTGAGGGTTTAGGGGTTAGCCCTATGCCATTCATCATGGCGACGGCGTTTGCGGCGAGTGGCAGCTTTATCAGCCCCTTTGGGTATCAGACCAACTTAATGGTCTTCAACGCGGGGCAATATAAGCTGAAACACTTTTTGATGTGTGGCGTGCCGACATCGATTTGTTATGGCGTGGCGGTGTTGTGTTTGATTCCGGTGGTGTTTCCGTTTTAGAAAAACTAGCGTCTCTGCATAGTTACAAACGCTTCGCTAACTTTCGACGGTAGACTCCAAAATATCCAACATAGAAAGTGCTAATTTAGATCGATCATAAGCTGAAGCCGACGTGATACTGTTCGCTGAGTATTCGTCTAAAACTTCAGGATCCGTCATCTGCAATATAGCTGCTGCAAGCTGCTCAGCGTTTTCCGGTGGAATTACTATTCCAGCTGAAGCACTCTCAATAATGGCTGTCGCTTCACCTTCGGGCACCGATATAATTATGGGTAGCCCCATTCCCATTGACTCAAATATCTTCGAAGGTATTACCGTCTTAAACAGCGGAGCATCTTTGAGGTGCACAAGAGATACGTCACACAGACTCCATAGTTCTGGCATTCTATCTTTTGCTTGACGAGGAATTAGCACGATATTCTTAAGCCCTCGTTCTTCGACCATCCTTTCTACCCTAGGTCTATCCGCTCCTCCACCAGCAAACACGATACGGATATTATCATTACACTCTAACAATTCTGCCGCATCGATAATCTTATCTAGTGCATGCGCTAAACCGTGCGTTCCAATATAACCTGCTACGAATTTGCCTTTTAAATCATACTGATTCGCAAAGTTAGCCGATTTTTCCGTCGCCGGTTCATACTTAGACAAATCCACGCCATTGAGAACCACCTTAATCTTACTGCCGTCAACTCCACGCTCTATCAATTCCGACTTAAAACTATGCGTAACAGAAATGATTGCATGGGCTTGACGGTACAAGAACATCTCTAGCCTCTCTAAGGCAGTGATCACTTTGCTCTTTTTCATTGCTCCGACTGCAGTAATCGAAGCGGGCCAGATATCGCGGAGCTCAAAGACAAATGGGACCCGCTTTAGTTTCGCGAGAGCCCAAGCCGAGACGACCGTAAAGAACTGTGGAGATGTCCCGACTACGACGTCGACTTTCTTGCTGAAGAGACCAAATAAAAAGCTGCTTACCATGAACGAAATGAAATCTAATGTCCGCTTCAGGAAGCCTTCGTTAGCTGTAATAAACGTCTTCACCCTCCAAACATCAATCCCCTCCACCTGCTCCTTACTAAGCCAGCTATTCTTATAGCCTTCAAAAACTCGGCCCTCGGGGAAGTTAGGCGCGCATGTGATAATCGTTACCTTATGACCTTTCTTGACCCATTCGCGGGTGTGCTCGAACGTACGGGTAGCTGGCGCATTTCCTTCAGGAGGAAAGTTGTCGGTAAGAAAAAGAATATGCATACTAAGTAGTTTTCCATGTGAATTCGACAGACTGCTCTTCAGCAGTAAAACGGAGTTCGAGGCATTTATTGGGCTGACTCAATCCAAAACCTGGATGCCAAGTAGTGTCCGATAGCTGCGCCTGTAAATTTTTCAGATCAGCCTTTATTTCGAAGTTTTCACCAATAATTGTAAGACATTCAGAGTTTATAGCCGCCTTGAGTGAGGGGTGTAAATAGAATCTAGCCACTGCAGTTCCATACTCACCGTTAAACGCGTCAACGACCTTGAGGCTATTCTCTGAAAGCTCTAATTGCCGAAAGTGAATCGGCCCTCCTGAGACCTTTTTGAACCCATTGTGACTCGCGCTTAAGACAGCACGATCATCGATCACTCTATGTGAACGTGAAATAACGCGCGCCCTTTTAGCGACACGAAAGCCACTCCAAACCTGCGAAGAATCGAAACCGTCGACCTCAACCGTATTATGTGATTGGGTCCTTCGTTCAACAAGACGTTTTTCCCCTAAGCCATATTGTGAGGTGCCTGTATTAACAAAAACCCGCTGTGGGCCTAAGGATAATTCAAAGGATAGCGTATCAGCGTGGGCGTGCCCTGGGATGTAGTCAGGACCGACATTAGCAGCATCGAATATCAGCTTATTACCATTGCTCATTGCACACATGTAACCGCTTGGCATTGAGTCAATTGCCGAGGTTTGCATAGTATCGAGTTTGTGGACCCGAAATCCTAACGCCCTAGCGTAGGACTCTATTCTAGCTTTAGGCGGAGCAATGCCATCCACAGAGTCGTTGAAGAAACTCACCCCGCCGTCGTTGTGCGACATAAGTTGCATGAACTTCAACATCTTCGGGATGTAGGTCTCCAGCAACAATGTTAATTTACTCGTCTGCTCACTTGGATACGCCCTACATAGATTAAACATATCGAGCATATCCACTAGTATCAGTGAGTGATACATTGGTGTTAGCTCGAAATTCGCGCCATCGGGAAGCGTCTGCTCCGGAATTTCTTTAACGAGTCCAGTAACTGCCAAACCCAACCATCGCGAATTCTGAAATATAATCCCTGCGAAGAGAAGCGCTTTTAGATTAACAAAATAATGGTTTCCTAAAAGATGCTTCTCGAGATCAGTTGAAAGATAGCTAGCCTGAGCGTAGAGGCTCGAAAAATGCGAGCCGTCCAGAGGTAGGCCCGCTTGCCAAGCCTTTAGCATATTTGGAATTCTCAATGAGAGTGGGTATGGTTCCCAACCATTGCCCTCCCCTACCGGATTCCCATCCATCCAAAGGTTTATCAATCGTATGTGTAAAGCATATTTTTGATCCGCGCCGACCGCTAAAAGATCCTCAAAATAGTGCAAGTTATAAACCCACAATTTGCTATGATTTTCATTATTCCAGTCACTAGGAAAACGTAGTTTCTTGCTGCTATTTAAAAAAGTGGCTTCAAGATCGGTCGTAATCTTCTCGCTATAGAGCGCTGTGTGAACCCATAAACTGTTGCGCTTAGGCACCACTCCGCTGAATTCTTCACCAACCCGAGGCTTTGCGAACTTACGATATAGCCGAAAATAAAACTGGGGCCACTTAAGATACTTAAGTGTGTGGATAAGTAATAAGATCTTTTTCATAATTTAAAAAGGGGGCCTAGCCCCCTCTAATCCCAACTATTTCCGAAGAAGCTCAGCTATGTCGACTGAAACTCTCGCAATTTCAAAGATCTCGTCTTGTGGAATGGGAGGGTTACCCCCTTCCTTAACAACATCCATGAAGGCCTTGGCGCAATTCGACTGACCTTTGTCTTGAGACCAAAGATTCATTTTGTTAAACCCTTGCCAGCCGAAACCTTTAAGCTTTCGGAAGTTATCCAGTTGAAGCACGGCATTATCACAGAAAACTTCAATACGCTCTTTTGAAAATGACTTACCACCATTAGCAAAGTAATGAATTGACCCGACTGAACCATCTTCAAACTCAAGCGTGATTATTGCTTTATCTTCCGTAAGAGCCACGAAATCATTGTCACCCATACGGACCGCATTGAAAGACTTAATCTTCGAACCAGCTAAAAAGCGCATTAAATCGATGTAGTGGCACGCCTCACCTATAATCCTACCGCCACCAACTAACGGGTCCTGAGTCCAATGATCACTTGGAATATCGCCCGCATTCATCGTCATTATAAATGTCTTTGGAACAACCTTCTTCTTCAGTAAAGACTTCATCTTTTGGATCTGGGGAGCGAAGCGCCGGTTATAACCAACCATTACCATCTTCTCGCCACTGATCTGCGCCGATTCGATAGCATCAATCTCTGCGTGATTAAGAGCGAGAGGCTTTTCGACAAATACATGTTTGCCAGCATTAAGAGCTGAAATTGCCTGAGTTGCGTGTAAATTGTGCTGAGTAGCAATGACAACCGTATCTGTCTGGTCGTTCAATGCTTGAACCATATCAGTTGAAGCGTGGTTAAAACCGTTCTTTTTCCCGTGGTGTACAGCACTGATACCGCCACTCGTTACAATGCTGGTTAGCGTAGCCCCCGCGCTCTTAAATGCTGGAATCAATACACGTGACGCATAGTTCCCGCCGCCGATGAAAGCCACGTTACCCTTCGACGCTAATGCATGAGACGATTTATTCAATACGACTGTCGATTTAGTAAGTTGCTCAGTGTCTGATTGACCGTAATCTAGGAGAATTCCCAGAGATGAACGATCGTCAAGTTTCTCATAGGCAGCCTTAGCATCATCTATTGAAAAGCGATGGCTAACGAGGGGTTTGATATCAATGGCACCGGACGCCATCAGATCCAAAATTGCTTCAAAATTACGCTGCTCTGTCCAGCGAACAAAAGCCAATGGGTAATCTTTCCCCTTCTCCTCATAATCCTCGTCGTAACGACCTGGGCCATAGGAACAAGAGACCTGAAAGGTAAGCTCTTTCTCGTAAAAATCTGCGCGACTGAGTTCCAAGCCTACTACGCCAACCAAGACAATTCGTCCTCGCTTACGTGACATCGTTGCTGCTTGACTCATGATGTCATTGCTTTTGGAGCTAGCTGTAATCAACACAGCATCGACACCCCGACCACGAGAGAAAGCGTCCGCAGCCACTACTGCATCCTCACCTTTGGAGAGATCGACGACTTCGGCGCCGAATTGCTTTGCTAGCTCGCACTTTGCAGAATCAAAATCGATTCCGAGAACTCGGCAACCATTGGCTTTTAGAATCTGTACGGCTAATAGCCCAATTAACCCTAGTCCGGTAACAACTACAGCCTCGCCCAACGTCGGCTTAACCAACCTTATACCCTGCATCGCAATGGCACCTAGAACCGTAAACGCTGCTGATTCATCATCAACACCATCGGGAATTGCGGCAACTAAGTTTTTAGGTACACGCACAACTTCAGCGTGATTGCCGTTGGACACGACACGAGTTCCGGCTTCGAAGCCAGTGTCACTGCCATCCATCACGATACCGACGTTACAATAACCGAGGGGTAGTGGCTGATCTAACTTCGATTTGACTGCATCATAGGTGGCGGTAATTCCATCGGTTTTGGCTTTCTCAAGCACCATTTTTACTTTATCTGGTTGGGATCGAGCCTTTTCAATCCAGCCTGCTTTACCGAAGTCGACGAGCATTCGCTCAGTACCAACTGAGACTAGCGTACTCGTCGTATTTATTAGGACAGCACCGTTCTTTGCCTTTGGGCATGGGACATCTACAAGGGAAGTTTCACCGCTCGCAAGATTTTGAAGTACTTGTTTCACTTTTGGCCTTCTGAGAAAATCTTCTCTTTATCGTTTGAATTTGGATAGCTGATTAGCACGGCGCGGTATTTACCTTTGAATACGAACAAACTACCCGCGGCAACTCCGATAGGACCGAATTCAGCAATCGTCTGCCCTAGATCCGCGTGATCGGAGGCTCCTCCACACAGTGTAACCGGCACATTAACCGCTTCTTTTACTTTTTTAATCAAAGCCTTATCATAGCCTTGCATGGTTCCGTCGCGGTCGATGCTATTAATAACGATTTCGCCAACTCCGCGAACTTCCAAGTCTTTACAAAAGTCAACGAGATCGACGTTTGAAGCCTTCTTACCGTTGTGAGTAAAGACCTTGTAGCCACCCAACAACCTCTTTTTAACGTCGAGAACTGCAACAACGCTTTGATTCCCGACCTGTGCTGCGATGTCGTTGACAAGACTAGGGTTGCTGATAAGCGCAGAGCTTAAGGCTACCTTTTCGACGCCTAGAGATAATATGTTAAGCGCTTGTTGCAACGTTTTGACGCCTCCGCCGTAGCAAAGAGGCATCCGACATTCCGACGCTAAGTTTTCAATCATTTTATAATCAGGCTCTGATTCGTT encodes the following:
- a CDS encoding AglZ/HisF2 family acetamidino modification protein codes for the protein MVLLYLKISQSCRMLRSRIIPVLLVRNKGLVKTTKFGDDKYVGDPINAVRIFNEKEADELTVFDIDASVNESEPDYKMIENLASECRMPLCYGGGVKTLQQALNILSLGVEKVALSSALISNPSLVNDIAAQVGNQSVVAVLDVKKRLLGGYKVFTHNGKKASNVDLVDFCKDLEVRGVGEIVINSIDRDGTMQGYDKALIKKVKEAVNVPVTLCGGASDHADLGQTIAEFGPIGVAAGSLFVFKGKYRAVLISYPNSNDKEKIFSEGQK
- a CDS encoding bi-domain-containing oxidoreductase produces the protein MKQVLQNLASGETSLVDVPCPKAKNGAVLINTTSTLVSVGTERMLVDFGKAGWIEKARSQPDKVKMVLEKAKTDGITATYDAVKSKLDQPLPLGYCNVGIVMDGSDTGFEAGTRVVSNGNHAEVVRVPKNLVAAIPDGVDDESAAFTVLGAIAMQGIRLVKPTLGEAVVVTGLGLIGLLAVQILKANGCRVLGIDFDSAKCELAKQFGAEVVDLSKGEDAVVAADAFSRGRGVDAVLITASSKSNDIMSQAATMSRKRGRIVLVGVVGLELSRADFYEKELTFQVSCSYGPGRYDEDYEEKGKDYPLAFVRWTEQRNFEAILDLMASGAIDIKPLVSHRFSIDDAKAAYEKLDDRSSLGILLDYGQSDTEQLTKSTVVLNKSSHALASKGNVAFIGGGNYASRVLIPAFKSAGATLTSIVTSGGISAVHHGKKNGFNHASTDMVQALNDQTDTVVIATQHNLHATQAISALNAGKHVFVEKPLALNHAEIDAIESAQISGEKMVMVGYNRRFAPQIQKMKSLLKKKVVPKTFIMTMNAGDIPSDHWTQDPLVGGGRIIGEACHYIDLMRFLAGSKIKSFNAVRMGDNDFVALTEDKAIITLEFEDGSVGSIHYFANGGKSFSKERIEVFCDNAVLQLDNFRKLKGFGWQGFNKMNLWSQDKGQSNCAKAFMDVVKEGGNPPIPQDEIFEIARVSVDIAELLRK
- a CDS encoding SLC13 family permease, which produces MDASTQLVLIISLLLLGLLIQQRRASAFFAVAALACYALDMVDTNELLSVLTNQGVVTLVLLLVASFALERTQLVYSMSRKLFSKKPKHARASTLTMAGLLSSVLSNTAVVAALITPIKRNGKVAPSKLLIPLSYISIAGGTLTLVGTSTNLIINAQMVESGMASLGFFDFTLVGLGALAAVAFAVSVCHYILPTRWPKDNDEEHYFVEAMVSDDSPLVNKSVEENGLRTLENFFLAEIVRDGRLISPVRPFHHIRAGDKLLFSGQVSKLDSLAIIEGIEIFAHREGYPTDNLVEVLIKPGSVLVGKNLQNMRFRSRFDAAVVAIRRQGETLSGKLGDIKLRAGDFLTLATGPDFNTRPNLARNFFVLSDLTTDRVITGWRQILTLGGFIGALSTSIIMGIPLLKPLIFYVAAMLITKTLLTNDIKQRFPYELVGIVLGALIIALAFLNTGLSASIASAAQTALAGQALWITLIGVYLLTLITTELITNNAAAAMVFPIALGIAEGLGVSPMPFIMATAFAASGSFISPFGYQTNLMVFNAGQYKLKHFLMCGVPTSICYGVAVLCLIPVVFPF
- the cysN gene encoding sulfate adenylyltransferase subunit CysN, yielding MAHSSDLIADDIEAYLQVHENKDMLRFITCGSVDDGKSTLIGRLLYDSKMIFEDQMAAIEKDSQRFNTTNDDFDLSLLVDGLQSEREQGITIDVAYRYFSTEQRKFIIADTPGHEQYTRNMATGASTCDLAVILIDARHGVQTQTRRHSFICSLLGIKHVIVAVNKMDLVDYSQDTYKKIKAEYREFAEDLNFADIRFVPMSALRGDNVVNNSENMAWYPGATLMRLLNSVDVQSTASEFNEFRLPVQYVNRPNLDFRGFAGTIAAGDIRVGDRVLSLPSGKESKVKQIITFDGELEQASQGMAITLTLEDEIDCSRGDMLVRPNQRPLSSESVAADVVWMDDQPLAVDRDYVIKLGTCETVGHAKRFEYKVDVNSLAKSDAAQLDLNEIGRVVFDFDTRVLFDLYQQSRRTGSFIIIDKLTNNTVGAGMIAKAVKFDVPKPLYSEQELELNAYVRKHYPHWGVKDISKL
- the cysC gene encoding adenylyl-sulfate kinase; its protein translation is MSTNIVWHNTQITSQQRADQKQQKPVVLWFTGLSGSGKSTVANAVESLLFAKGAHSYLLDGDNVRFGLNKDLGFSDEDRVENIRRISEVAKLFVDSGLIVLTAFISPFIADRAQAKSLIGDANFLEVFIDTPIEVCESRDPKGLYKKARAGEIKNFTGIGSAYEAPVAPDIHIQTDTLSIEACATAVVDALTTKGYVKS
- a CDS encoding glycosyltransferase family 4 protein, producing the protein MHILFLTDNFPPEGNAPATRTFEHTREWVKKGHKVTIITCAPNFPEGRVFEGYKNSWLSKEQVEGIDVWRVKTFITANEGFLKRTLDFISFMVSSFLFGLFSKKVDVVVGTSPQFFTVVSAWALAKLKRVPFVFELRDIWPASITAVGAMKKSKVITALERLEMFLYRQAHAIISVTHSFKSELIERGVDGSKIKVVLNGVDLSKYEPATEKSANFANQYDLKGKFVAGYIGTHGLAHALDKIIDAAELLECNDNIRIVFAGGGADRPRVERMVEERGLKNIVLIPRQAKDRMPELWSLCDVSLVHLKDAPLFKTVIPSKIFESMGMGLPIIISVPEGEATAIIESASAGIVIPPENAEQLAAAILQMTDPEVLDEYSANSITSASAYDRSKLALSMLDILESTVES
- the cysD gene encoding sulfate adenylyltransferase subunit CysD, which translates into the protein MLVSPQKVTHLKQLEAEAIHIFREVAAEFDNPVMLYSVGKDSSVLLHLARKAFFPGKIPFPLLHVDTTWKFNEMIRFRDQMATDIGFDLLVHQNPEAKAHNINPFDHGSSKHTDIWKTQGLKQALDKYGFDAAFGGARRDEEKSRAKERVYSFRDKKHRWNPKAQRPELWNVYNSKVEKGESIRVFPLSNFTELDIWQYIYLENIQIPSLYFSKPRPVVNRDGMLIMVDDERMPIVPGEEVVEKSVRFRTLGCYPLTGAVESEATSLPQIIQEMLLATTSERHGRAIDHDSSGSMEKKKMEGYF
- a CDS encoding alginate lyase family protein, with the protein product MLKAWQAGLPLDGSHFSSLYAQASYLSTDLEKHLLGNHYFVNLKALLFAGIIFQNSRWLGLAVTGLVKEIPEQTLPDGANFELTPMYHSLILVDMLDMFNLCRAYPSEQTSKLTLLLETYIPKMLKFMQLMSHNDGGVSFFNDSVDGIAPPKARIESYARALGFRVHKLDTMQTSAIDSMPSGYMCAMSNGNKLIFDAANVGPDYIPGHAHADTLSFELSLGPQRVFVNTGTSQYGLGEKRLVERRTQSHNTVEVDGFDSSQVWSGFRVAKRARVISRSHRVIDDRAVLSASHNGFKKVSGGPIHFRQLELSENSLKVVDAFNGEYGTAVARFYLHPSLKAAINSECLTIIGENFEIKADLKNLQAQLSDTTWHPGFGLSQPNKCLELRFTAEEQSVEFTWKTT